A window of the Gossypium arboreum isolate Shixiya-1 chromosome 2, ASM2569848v2, whole genome shotgun sequence genome harbors these coding sequences:
- the LOC108464311 gene encoding probable glycosyltransferase At5g03795 produces MSGDRFKNCFLPTPAGSSSTAIKLLMITVPLILVSFFIFLLVPRNSSYWVYVSPSGNSSTGNFGAVSEEVSTAAEAVAVSGEAALNRSSNKSLDVEAQVMEIREFDETKEDSLNITTNELNNLNISVTGVPNATISLNESISLPLKRNRRVRTKLDKLEARLQRARAAIKDAKNSSQLLDPEYVPIGPMYWDAKAFHRSYMEMEKQFKVFVYKEGEPPVFHDGPCKSIYSMEGNFIYQMDVNTKFRTNDPEKAHAFYLPFSVAKMVQFVYLRDSRDFGPIRRTVIDYVNVVSEKYPYWNRSLGADHFMLACHDWGPEASFSNPYLGKNSIRALCNANTSEKFNPVKDVSIPEMNLRTGKLTGLIGGPSASRRPILAFFAGGVHGPIRPILLEHWEGKDDEIKVHKYLPKGINYYEMMRSSKYCLCPSGYEVASPRIVEALYNGCVPVLISKSYVPPFSDVLRWKSFSVVVSVEDIPRLKEILMKISSRQYIRMQRRVLQVRRHFEFHSPPKRFDVFHMILHSIWLRRLNVRVSDGNDVMPN; encoded by the exons ATGAGTGGGGATAGGTTCAAAAACTGTTTTCTTCCGACGCCGGCAGGTTCTTCATCAACGGCGATCAAGCTTTTGATGATTACAGTTCCATTGATTCTTGTTTCGTTCTTCATTTTCCTTTTGGTTCCGAGGAATTCAAGTTATTGGGTTTATGTTTCTCCTTCTGGAAATAGCAGTACTGGGAATTTCGGTGCAGTTAGTGAAGAAGTATCAACGGCGGCGGAAGCGGTGGCTGTGTCGGGTGAGGCGGCGCTTAATCGGTCATCTAATAAGTCACTTGATGTTGAAGCTCAAGTCATGGAAATTCGCGAATTT GATGAAACAAAGGAAGATAGCTTAAATATCACCACCAACGAGCTAAACAACTTAAACATTTCCGTCACCGGTGTCCCGAACGCTACGATATCCCTGAACGAGTCGATATCTCTTCCTTTAAAACGAAACCGACGAGTCCGAACCAAATTGGATAAGCTCGAAGCAAGACTGCAACGAGCTCGAGCCGCGATCAAAGACGCTAAAAACTCGAGTCAATTACTGGATCCCGAGTACGTTCCGATAGGTCCCATGTATTGGGATGCTAAGGCCTTTCACAG GAGTTATATGGAAATGGAGAAACAATTCAAGGTGTTTGTATATAAAGAAGGGGAGCCCCCGGTGTTTCATGATGGTCCTTGCAAGAGCATATATTCAATGGAAGGAAACTTCATCTACCAAATGGATGTCAACACGAAGTTCCGAACTAACGATCCCGAAAAAGCTCATGCTTTTTACCTTCCGTTCAGTGTAGCGAAGATGGTCCAATTCGTTTATTTGCGCGACTCGCGTGATTTTGGTCCCATCAGACGGACCGTCATCGACTATGTCAATGTTGTATCGGAGAAATACCCGTATTGGAATCGGAGCCTCGGCGCTGATCATTTCATGCTTGCTTGCCATGATTGG GGGCCGGAAGCTAGCTTTTCGAATCCTTACTTAGGAAAGAACTCGATCCGTGCTCTTTGCAATGCAAACACTTCGGAAAAATTCAACCCGGTTAAGGATGTGTCCATTCCGGAAATGAACCTTCGAACTGGCAAATTAACCGGTTTGATCGGCGGGCCATCGGCATCTCGAAGACCAATCTTGGCTTTCTTTGCAGGAGGGGTTCATGGACCTATACGACCCATCCTACTTGAGCATTGGGAAGGTAAGGATGATGAGATCAAAGTACATAAATACCTTCCGAAAGGTATTAATTACTACGAAATGATGAGAAGTAGTAAATACTGCCTTTGCCCTAGTGGTTACGAAGTTGCGAGCCCGAGAATCGTCGAGGCACTCTACAACGGATGCGTCCCGGTGCTAATATCGAAAAGCTACGTGCCACCATTCAGTGATGTGCTGAGGTGGAAGTCGTTCTCGGTGGTGGTTTCGGTCGAGGATATCCCGAGATTGAAGGAAATACTAATGAAGATATCATCGAGGCAATACATACGAATGCAGAGACGAGTGTTGCAAGTTCGGAGACATTTCGAGTTTCATTCGCCACCGAAGCGATTCGATGTGTTCCATATGATCCTTCACTCCATTTGGCTAAGAAGATTGAATGTTAGGGTCAGTGATGGTAACGATGTTATGCccaattga